The sequence below is a genomic window from Salinispira pacifica.
GAAAAGCTGAGCTCATACTTGCCACCGATGACGGATCACGGCTGTCGGATGAGTTGCCCCCGCCCTTCCATGGAAATATCATCCAGGCGCTGGAGTCACGGTTTTCCCCAGAGGAGGAGCTGGAGGTGTACAGCTGCGGCCCCCATGTGATGATGCATGCCGCTGTGAAATGGGCGGAACTGCGGAATGCACCTGCCTGGGTAAGCATGGAACAGACCATGGGCTGCGCAGTTGGAGCCTGCATGGGCTGTGTGGTGGAAGTGAATGATGAGAAGCGCTACGCCAGGGTGTGCTCTGAAGGCCCGATTTTTTCCGGGGGGTATATCAAATGGTAAAAGATCTGAGCGTGAACATCGGTCCTCTGACCATGGCAAACCCTGTGGGGGTGGCAAGCGGTACCTTCGGATACGGCAGCGAATACGAGGAGCTAATAGAGATTGATGCTCTGGGAGCACTGTACACCAAGGCGGTTACCCTGGAACCCAGACCGGGGAATATGATCCCCCGAATTGTGGAAACCAGATCGGGCATGCTGAATTCAATCGGCCTGGCCAACGTGGGCAGCCGGCGCTTTGTGACAGAAAAATATCCCGGACTGAAAAGCTACAAAACCTCGGTGATAGTCAATCTGGCGGGAACCATGCTGGAAGATTATCTGGAAACACTGGAATACCTGGAAGAACATGCCCCCCTGGCGGGTTACGAGGTAAACTTGAGCTGTCCCAACGTGAAATGCGGAGGTATGGCTCTGGGGACAGACCCTGAACAGGTGGAACTGGTTGCCAAAACCCTGAGAAAGGCTACCGACAAAGCCCTGATTATCAAACTCAGCCCCAATGTCACAGACATAACTGAAATCGCCCGGGCTGCCGAGGCCGGTGGAGCCGACGCGGTAAGCTGTATCAACACCCTGGTGGGAATGCTCATCGACACCCGGACAAAGCGTCCGGTTCTGGCCTCCGAAACTGGGGGACTCTCCGGGCCGGCAATTTTTCCGGTAGGGCTGGCGGCGACCTATCGGGTTGCCCGGGCAGTGAATATCCCGGTGATCGGTCTGGGGGGAATATCCACTGCGGACGAAGCAATTCAGTATCTGCTGGCGGGGGCAAGCGCAATTCAGCTTGGCACCATAAATTTTGTAAACCCCGATGCAGGTACCGAAGTGCTTGAAGGTATTCGCTCCTACATGGAAGAGAACGGTCTTGAACGCATATCAGACTTTCACCAATACCTGCACCGGAAGGTGATCTGATGGCCCCGGTATCAGAAGATCCACAGGTTGCCAGCTTCCATCACAATGCCAGAGATTACTCTCTGACGCGGCCGGATTACCCTTCAGAAATATTCCGCCTCATCGCCGATGCAGCCCCGTCCAACGATCGGGTCTGGGACTGCGCATGCGGAAACGGACAGGCGGCCCGGGGACTTATTGCCCACTTCGCTCACGTGGACGCCAGCGATATCAGCGAAGCGCAGATATCTCATGCTCCGAAACTTGAAAACGTAGAATTCCGGACAGCTTCTTCCGAGCACAGCCCCTACCCCGACGGCTGTTTCGATGCAGTCTGCGTAGCCCAGGCATTTCACTGGTTTGATCATCCGGCCTTTTTCAAGGAGTGCCACAGAGTGCTGAAATCCGAAGGCATTCTGGCCGTTTGGGGATATTATCGCCACAGCGTTGATGCCCGAATCAGTCAGGTGATGGAAGAACATATTGTTCCCCTGATGAGTCAGCGCTGGTCGCCAAGAAATGAGCTTTTGTGGCACGAATATGCTGATATCAGCTTTCCATACCCCGAGCTCGCCTTCGAAAAACCTGATATGAAAATCCGTTGGAATCTGGATGAGTACCGTTCCTACATCTTAACCTGGTCCCCCATCCGCAGGATGATTGAGGAACAGGAAGGTGATGGAGGGAAGCGACCTCTGGAGGCTGCCATGAGCCGGCTTGAAGAAGCCTGGACCGATGAGATGGGAAGAAAAAATCCGGAGATGAAGAAAGAGGTTGAATTCACACTGGCTTTCAGAATGTTCAGAAAACCCTGATACTTGGTGCGGGCTGTGTGTGCGGGGGGGGGCACAGCGCTATTGGGGGGGCTCGCCGGGGCTGCTGGTCTACGACGGTAAGGAGAGTGGTGTCCGGAAAGACAGGTACCCTTGTTAATGTGACCAGGTGGTCAAACTTGAAATACAGTGTGGCGGGGATCCGAATCCGAAAAAACGGACCTCCCTCAAATGTGACCAGGTGGTCAAATTATCCGGGGAGCCTTTTTTATAGCTCCGACTTCCCACACCCCCGTACAAATCTATATTTTCCATGACTATTACATGAATCAGATTTTCCCCGCAGCCCCGTCAGTCAACCGAGCCGCCGCCCACTTCGCCGTGCCGGAAATAATCTCATCTCCGTCGCTGCAGCGTTCCAGAATCAGCGGAAGAAGATCCGTTCGCCCACCGTTGGCAGCAGCAATAATTGCGTTTCTGATCATTCCCACCCGCCCCGCTCTCATTACCGGAGTTCCCGCAAACATCGCCGTGAACTCCTCATGATCCTTCAGCTCCAGAATAGATTTCAGCTCAACATCTCCGGCAGTAATCGGATTGAGGAAATTTTCCACATCAGTAATTTTCGCTCTGATATTGAAAGGGCAGACGTCCTGGCAGAGATCGCAGCCGAATATCCACGTGCCCATCTTCTCCATCAGCCCGGGATCAATCATGCCCTTATGCTCGATGGTGAGATAGGAAATGCAGGTTGAAGCATTGATCCGGTACGGAGCCTCCAACGCAGCTGTGGGACACACATCCACACAGCGGGTGCACCCCGAGGGACAATGGGAGCGGGCTTCCGGCTGGACATCGGTGGGCACAAAACGGCGGGTACTCAAAATTTCACCCAGGAAAAAATAGCTGCCCAGTTCACGGTGGAGGCTCAGGGTGTTTCGTCCAGTAAACGTCATCCCCGCCTTTTCCGCATAGAATCGCTCATGCAGCGGCGCAGTATCGGTAAACGCCCTGAAATTGTGTCCGGGATACTCTGTGCTCAATGCGGCAGCGATCTTTTTAATCCGCCGACCGAACTCCTTATGATAGTCCCTGCCCCGGGCATATAACGATATCCGGCCGCCTTCAGCACTGATGCCTTCAGCACTGCCGCCTTCACCTGCAGCCTCCTCAGCGGCGGCAGAATCTATCTTCCTCCGGCTCCGTTTCCGTCCGGGAAAATATCCCAATGCCAGAGAAATAATGCTGCGGGTACCCGGAAGGATGGCAGACGGTTCGAATTTCATGGGCTCGTGAACTTCAAGAAACTGCATGCTGCCGTGGCGGCCTTCGGCTATCCAATGCTGATAATCCCGGGCGGCGGCGGCTTTGAGGTCTTGGGGGCCGTCATCGGCATCACACACACCCCAGTATTGAATCCCCTGCTCCCTGATCAGTTCTCCGAGCCGTTCATTATCCGATATGCGGTTTACAGTATTTGACTGGTTCTTTCCGCCAGTATCGCTCATGTGCCGTCCTCCGGGACCGAAGAGGGGGTCGAAGCCGCTTCTGCAGATTGGGTCGAAGCCGCACCCGGCTGGACAGGTTCAACGTAGAGATAGCGGTAGCTGCAGATCTCCCGCAGAGGACAGTTGAAACAATCCGGTTTCCGGGACGTGCAGTAGCGCCGGCCGTGAAGATTGGCCACCATGGAAAAACTGCTCCAGCGTTCGGGGGGAAGAATCTCCGCTATTTCCTTTTCGGTTCTGATTGGGTCGGGCTTTTTCTCGGCAGGATCGCAGCTGAGAATGCCGATTCTTGAACAGACTCTGCCGAAATGGGTGTCCACAATGATGGCGGGTTTGCCGAATACATGGTGCAGGATCACCCCGGCGGATTTCCGGCCGATACCCGGGACCTTCACCAATTCCTCTATGCTGTCGGGAACAGTATTGTTAAAGGTATCCCGGATCACCGCTCCTGCAGCTTTGATATTTTTCGCCTTATTCCGATAAAAGCCGGTGCTGTGCACCACCTCTTCAATATTGCCGATGGGTGCGTCGGCCAAATCTCCGGGGCCGGGCCATCGGGCAAACAGCACTGAAGTGACCTTGTTCACCTGGGCGTCGGTGGTCTGTGCTGAAAGGGATACGGCAACCAGAAGTTCCCAGGCATTCCGGTATTCCAGCATGGTTGCGTATTCATCATATTCTTCCCGGAGAATCTCGTGGGCCTGAACGGCAATATCAGTGAGAAGACTGGGATTGGTTTCATTGTTTGACGGGCTGTGCTGTGCTTGCATAGTGTTTCAAATATCAATACATTTGACGGATATAATCAAGAACTATCGTTCATAAAAGCTGCCTGACCGGCAGACGGGGGCCATGACTCATCTCTCTCACGAGCCTCCATAAAGGAGACAAGCATGCACGGTACCAACGACAAGCACGCGCAGGATGTGCGCATTTACGACAATCTGAAGAAAATCAAGAATGTAATTACGGTTCTCAGCGGCAAAGGCGGTGTGGGAAAAAGCACTGTGGCGGTGAATCTGGCCCACAGCCTGGTGAATGAAGGCTACAGTGTGGGGATTATGGATGTTGATATCCACGGTCCGAATATCCCCAAAATGCTGGGCATTGAAGACCGTCACTTTTCCGGTGAAGCCGAAGCCATAGAACCGGTGGAAATTCTTCCCAACTTTCATGCCGCAAGCATCGCTCTGGTTGGATACGATCCTGCCGAGGCACTGATCTGGCGGGGTCCCATGAAAATCGGTCTTATCCGGCAGTTTCTCGGAGATGTTGTCTGGGGAGAACTGGACTACTTAATTATCGATACTCCTCCGGGTACCGGCGATGAGGCCCTGACCACCGCCCAGCTGATCCCCCAGATGAAAGGTGCCGTGGTTGTTACCAGTCCCCAGGACGTATCAATCCTGGA
It includes:
- a CDS encoding endonuclease III domain-containing protein → MQAQHSPSNNETNPSLLTDIAVQAHEILREEYDEYATMLEYRNAWELLVAVSLSAQTTDAQVNKVTSVLFARWPGPGDLADAPIGNIEEVVHSTGFYRNKAKNIKAAGAVIRDTFNNTVPDSIEELVKVPGIGRKSAGVILHHVFGKPAIIVDTHFGRVCSRIGILSCDPAEKKPDPIRTEKEIAEILPPERWSSFSMVANLHGRRYCTSRKPDCFNCPLREICSYRYLYVEPVQPGAASTQSAEAASTPSSVPEDGT
- a CDS encoding Mrp/NBP35 family ATP-binding protein, with product MHGTNDKHAQDVRIYDNLKKIKNVITVLSGKGGVGKSTVAVNLAHSLVNEGYSVGIMDVDIHGPNIPKMLGIEDRHFSGEAEAIEPVEILPNFHAASIALVGYDPAEALIWRGPMKIGLIRQFLGDVVWGELDYLIIDTPPGTGDEALTTAQLIPQMKGAVVVTSPQDVSILDSRKSMTFADKLNIPILGIIENMSSFVCSHCGGVTDIFGRGGGMKASETVDVPFLGSVPIDPGIVVAGDQGRPFMAQFPDRPAAQAFKEIIKNVNEEIRKNSEKGLYEGKDPEDPRIAEAERKKSVADGFKPLQ
- a CDS encoding dihydroorotate dehydrogenase, which gives rise to MVKDLSVNIGPLTMANPVGVASGTFGYGSEYEELIEIDALGALYTKAVTLEPRPGNMIPRIVETRSGMLNSIGLANVGSRRFVTEKYPGLKSYKTSVIVNLAGTMLEDYLETLEYLEEHAPLAGYEVNLSCPNVKCGGMALGTDPEQVELVAKTLRKATDKALIIKLSPNVTDITEIARAAEAGGADAVSCINTLVGMLIDTRTKRPVLASETGGLSGPAIFPVGLAATYRVARAVNIPVIGLGGISTADEAIQYLLAGASAIQLGTINFVNPDAGTEVLEGIRSYMEENGLERISDFHQYLHRKVI
- a CDS encoding class I SAM-dependent methyltransferase; protein product: MAPVSEDPQVASFHHNARDYSLTRPDYPSEIFRLIADAAPSNDRVWDCACGNGQAARGLIAHFAHVDASDISEAQISHAPKLENVEFRTASSEHSPYPDGCFDAVCVAQAFHWFDHPAFFKECHRVLKSEGILAVWGYYRHSVDARISQVMEEHIVPLMSQRWSPRNELLWHEYADISFPYPELAFEKPDMKIRWNLDEYRSYILTWSPIRRMIEEQEGDGGKRPLEAAMSRLEEAWTDEMGRKNPEMKKEVEFTLAFRMFRKP
- the queG gene encoding tRNA epoxyqueuosine(34) reductase QueG, whose protein sequence is MSDTGGKNQSNTVNRISDNERLGELIREQGIQYWGVCDADDGPQDLKAAAARDYQHWIAEGRHGSMQFLEVHEPMKFEPSAILPGTRSIISLALGYFPGRKRSRRKIDSAAAEEAAGEGGSAEGISAEGGRISLYARGRDYHKEFGRRIKKIAAALSTEYPGHNFRAFTDTAPLHERFYAEKAGMTFTGRNTLSLHRELGSYFFLGEILSTRRFVPTDVQPEARSHCPSGCTRCVDVCPTAALEAPYRINASTCISYLTIEHKGMIDPGLMEKMGTWIFGCDLCQDVCPFNIRAKITDVENFLNPITAGDVELKSILELKDHEEFTAMFAGTPVMRAGRVGMIRNAIIAAANGGRTDLLPLILERCSDGDEIISGTAKWAAARLTDGAAGKI